The bacterium genome contains a region encoding:
- a CDS encoding DUF420 domain-containing protein, which produces MDVSMLPSVNAGLNATAAVFLMVGYVLVRQRKTEAHRAAMLAALACSVLFLASYLYYHSQAGSTRFPGTSTARTIYLTILLTHTVLAATVPFLAGITVYRALRGRFEKHRAIARWTLPVWLYVSVTGVVIYWMLYRTSW; this is translated from the coding sequence ATGGACGTCAGCATGCTCCCGTCCGTCAACGCCGGCCTGAACGCCACCGCCGCGGTCTTCTTGATGGTCGGCTACGTTCTGGTCCGCCAGCGCAAGACCGAAGCCCACCGGGCCGCGATGCTGGCGGCATTGGCCTGTTCGGTTCTCTTTCTGGCTTCGTATCTCTACTACCATTCGCAGGCGGGGTCGACACGATTCCCCGGCACCAGCACAGCGCGAACGATCTACCTGACGATCCTCCTCACCCACACCGTGCTCGCCGCCACGGTGCCCTTCCTGGCCGGTATTACCGTCTATCGAGCCCTTCGCGGTCGCTTCGAGAAGCACCGCGCGATCGCGCGCTGGACGCTGCCCGTCTGGCTCTACGTTTCAGTGACCGGAGTCGTCATCTACTGGATGCTGTACCGGACGAGTTGGTAG
- a CDS encoding glycosyltransferase family 1 protein: MTTTIASELLRVPGLQVTEIRLPDEVARLRDLAFNLWWTWITEARQLFAAADTASWARYRNPVELLLNIDSERWETLLNDDAFMARYTEVIAAFDAYMDPNRETWFSRRAAQIESSSTAPSSAHPIAYFSTEYGIHQSLAIYSGGLGVLSGDHCKSASDLGLPFLAVGLLYQRGYFQQTIDADGFQNHSYTEYDFHRLPLRRVLGPQGRKLTVKVPFPGREVGAKAWLAQVGRVPLLLLDTDLPQNDPADRPIATVLYVRGREMRLAQEAVLGIGGVRALEALGLEPAVWHINEGHSALLQLERARSHIARHKTSFDQALGAVRRNTTFTTHTPVPAGNEQFDRSLAWKYLDTWAQDLGVDTETVIGLGAADHGEPNQPLNLTAVALRTSAWANGVSRLNGEIADRMWRHIFPELPEGQAAIQSITNGVHVPTWMGLDMGVLLDRVLGADWPEAVLEPDGWTALLEATDREVWLAHRAQKERLCRFAKSRLREQHGRNGQSPTALRAVSKFLDPDALTIGFARRFATYKRAGLLFSDLHRLRTLVHHTDHPVQIILAGKAHPADRPGQELIQSIFQLSQSGDLRGSVVFLENYDMRIARMMVQGCDVWLNTPRRPLEASGTSGMKAAINGTLNLSISDGWWPEGYDGTNGWVIGDMGGESVHSLTEEWQQDQADAQSLYRTLEEEIIPEFYRRNDDGLPIEWIARMKSSIVTVGHQFSSHRMVRDYVERAYLPFSTGSSG; this comes from the coding sequence ATGACCACGACAATTGCCAGCGAACTGCTTCGTGTGCCCGGCCTCCAGGTCACCGAGATCCGGCTGCCGGACGAGGTGGCTCGGCTCAGAGACCTGGCCTTCAACCTCTGGTGGACCTGGATCACCGAGGCGCGCCAGCTCTTTGCGGCCGCGGACACCGCCAGCTGGGCCCGCTACCGCAATCCCGTGGAGTTGCTTCTCAACATCGACAGTGAGCGTTGGGAAACCCTGCTCAATGACGACGCCTTCATGGCCCGATACACCGAGGTCATCGCGGCTTTCGACGCCTACATGGATCCCAACCGCGAAACCTGGTTCAGCCGCCGTGCCGCCCAGATCGAGAGCTCGAGCACGGCCCCCAGTTCGGCACACCCGATTGCCTACTTCTCGACCGAGTACGGCATCCATCAGTCCCTCGCGATTTACTCGGGCGGGCTAGGCGTCCTGAGTGGCGACCACTGCAAGAGCGCCAGCGACCTCGGCCTACCCTTCCTGGCGGTCGGTCTTCTCTACCAACGCGGGTACTTTCAGCAGACCATCGACGCCGACGGCTTCCAGAACCACTCCTATACCGAATACGACTTCCACCGCCTGCCCCTGCGGCGAGTGCTAGGTCCCCAGGGTCGCAAGCTGACGGTCAAGGTGCCCTTTCCAGGCCGCGAGGTCGGGGCCAAGGCATGGCTGGCCCAAGTCGGGCGCGTACCGCTGCTGCTGCTCGATACCGATCTGCCGCAGAACGATCCCGCGGACCGACCGATCGCCACCGTGCTCTACGTTCGTGGGCGCGAAATGCGCCTGGCCCAGGAGGCCGTCCTGGGCATCGGCGGCGTGCGCGCGCTCGAAGCGCTGGGCCTCGAACCTGCCGTGTGGCACATCAACGAGGGCCACAGCGCCCTGTTGCAGCTCGAGCGAGCTCGCAGCCACATCGCCAGGCACAAAACGTCGTTCGACCAGGCCCTCGGCGCGGTCAGACGCAACACGACCTTTACCACCCATACCCCCGTGCCGGCCGGCAACGAGCAATTCGACCGCTCCCTGGCCTGGAAGTACCTCGACACCTGGGCCCAAGACCTGGGGGTGGACACAGAGACGGTGATCGGCCTGGGAGCCGCCGATCATGGCGAGCCGAACCAGCCTCTCAACTTGACCGCCGTGGCACTCCGCACCAGCGCCTGGGCCAATGGCGTCAGCCGCTTGAACGGCGAGATCGCCGACCGCATGTGGCGCCACATCTTCCCCGAGCTGCCCGAAGGGCAAGCGGCGATCCAATCGATCACCAACGGAGTCCACGTTCCGACCTGGATGGGCCTCGATATGGGCGTTCTCCTCGATCGCGTACTGGGTGCGGATTGGCCCGAAGCGGTGCTCGAGCCCGACGGCTGGACCGCTCTCCTCGAAGCGACCGACAGGGAAGTCTGGCTCGCCCACCGTGCACAGAAGGAGCGTCTGTGCCGATTTGCGAAATCGCGTCTGCGCGAGCAGCACGGCAGAAACGGCCAGTCGCCCACCGCGCTTCGGGCGGTCTCGAAGTTCCTGGATCCCGACGCCTTGACGATCGGCTTCGCTCGGCGCTTCGCCACCTACAAGCGAGCCGGCCTGCTCTTCAGCGACCTTCACCGACTCCGAACCCTGGTCCATCACACCGACCACCCGGTCCAGATCATCCTGGCCGGCAAGGCCCACCCCGCCGACCGACCCGGCCAGGAGCTCATCCAGAGCATCTTCCAGCTCAGCCAGTCCGGCGACCTCCGCGGCAGCGTCGTCTTTCTCGAGAACTACGACATGCGGATCGCGCGCATGATGGTCCAGGGCTGCGACGTCTGGCTCAACACACCGCGTCGCCCCCTCGAGGCCAGTGGAACCAGCGGCATGAAGGCCGCCATCAACGGAACCCTCAACCTCAGCATCTCGGATGGCTGGTGGCCCGAGGGCTACGACGGCACGAACGGCTGGGTTATCGGAGACATGGGCGGAGAGTCCGTCCACTCCCTCACCGAGGAGTGGCAGCAGGACCAAGCCGACGCCCAATCGCTCTATCGCACGCTCGAGGAAGAGATCATTCCCGAGTTCTACCGGCGCAACGACGACGGCCTGCCGATCGAATGGATCGCCCGCATGAAGAGCTCGATCGTCACCGTCGGCCACCAGTTCTCCTCCCACCGCATGGTACGCGACTACGTCGAGCGAGCGTACTTGCCGTTCTCGACCGGATCCTCGGGCTAG
- a CDS encoding DNA-3-methyladenine glycosylase I, which produces MKHIVTGSDGVERCWWCGADPEYVRYHDTEWGFPVSDDIRLFEKVSLEGFQAGLSWLTILRKRENFRRAFRGFDFEKVARFNQRSVERLLRDSGIVRHSGKIEAVIGNARRARDLVDEFGSLAAFFWQFEPKKPPTGLPDKTPESVALSQDLKARGWRFVGPTTMYAFMQAMGLVNDHLPGCAVRARVVAARKAFKEPGK; this is translated from the coding sequence TTGAAGCATATTGTCACCGGTTCGGACGGCGTCGAGCGCTGCTGGTGGTGCGGCGCCGATCCCGAGTACGTCCGCTATCACGACACCGAGTGGGGCTTCCCGGTTTCGGACGACATCCGCCTGTTCGAGAAAGTCTCGCTCGAGGGGTTTCAGGCGGGGCTGAGCTGGCTCACGATTCTGCGCAAGCGCGAGAATTTCCGGCGGGCGTTTCGAGGTTTCGATTTCGAGAAGGTAGCGCGGTTCAACCAGCGCAGCGTGGAACGTCTACTCCGCGATTCCGGCATCGTGCGGCACAGCGGCAAGATCGAGGCGGTCATCGGCAACGCCCGCCGAGCCCGGGACTTGGTCGATGAGTTCGGTAGCCTGGCCGCTTTCTTCTGGCAGTTCGAGCCGAAGAAACCGCCCACCGGCCTTCCCGATAAGACCCCGGAGTCCGTCGCGTTGAGCCAGGACCTGAAGGCTCGAGGCTGGCGCTTCGTGGGGCCGACCACCATGTACGCGTTCATGCAAGCCATGGGGCTGGTGAACGATCACCTGCCGGGCTGCGCCGTGCGGGCTCGGGTTGTGGCCGCCCGCAAAGCGTTCAAGGAGCCGGGCAAGTAG
- a CDS encoding heme-copper oxidase subunit III, with translation MQIPYTVEERPDTGLYNAKLGIWLFLASEVMLFGALFSSYVLLRTGDPGFMTIPHEVAEALGLHGEAHRWSDELSVPLAFVNTLVLIFSSVTIVMSWASLRLKEFAKFRLWMGLTILCAFGFMGIKAVEYSAKFSHHLYPETSNFLGIYFTLTGLHGLHVVGGLIVLVYLWGPGSKMWKSQPRRFVNRVETVGLYWHFVDLVWIFLFPTLYLL, from the coding sequence GTGCAGATTCCCTACACCGTCGAAGAACGGCCGGATACCGGTCTGTACAATGCCAAGCTCGGAATCTGGCTGTTCCTGGCTTCCGAGGTGATGCTCTTCGGAGCGCTCTTCTCGTCGTACGTGCTGCTTCGAACCGGTGACCCGGGATTCATGACGATTCCGCACGAGGTGGCCGAAGCGCTGGGCCTGCACGGCGAAGCGCATCGGTGGTCGGACGAATTGAGCGTTCCACTCGCCTTCGTCAACACGCTGGTCCTCATCTTCTCCAGTGTCACGATCGTCATGTCCTGGGCGTCTTTGCGTTTGAAGGAGTTCGCCAAGTTCCGGCTCTGGATGGGCCTGACGATCCTCTGCGCGTTCGGTTTCATGGGCATCAAGGCCGTCGAGTACTCGGCCAAGTTTTCACATCACCTGTATCCTGAGACCTCGAACTTCCTGGGCATCTACTTCACGCTCACCGGTTTGCACGGTCTTCACGTAGTCGGCGGTTTGATCGTTCTGGTCTACCTCTGGGGACCGGGCTCGAAGATGTGGAAGAGCCAGCCTCGGCGATTCGTGAACCGGGTCGAGACGGTGGGTCTCTACTGGCATTTTGTCGATCTGGTTTGGATCTTCCTGTTTCCCACGCTTTATCTTCTGTAA
- a CDS encoding CBS domain-containing protein, with translation MNKIPISDFMQRDPVTAKPDMPLIELVSILRAGGRRGLPVTDDDNRLVGVVSETDLFLKEHPVPFSTEKVPSLLGQVIDKQQVDQVNRVREMKVGQVMTQRAVTVREDATLEETALLMCERHLSMVPVVSDGVLVGVVRRSDILAILYRDQG, from the coding sequence ATGAACAAGATTCCGATCAGTGATTTCATGCAACGCGACCCGGTCACGGCCAAACCCGACATGCCCCTTATCGAGCTGGTCTCGATCCTGCGCGCGGGCGGCCGCCGCGGCCTACCGGTAACCGATGACGACAACCGGCTGGTGGGTGTCGTCAGCGAAACAGATCTCTTTCTGAAGGAGCATCCCGTACCCTTCTCGACCGAGAAGGTACCTTCATTGCTCGGTCAGGTGATCGACAAGCAGCAGGTCGATCAGGTCAATAGGGTTCGGGAGATGAAGGTCGGACAGGTGATGACTCAAAGGGCGGTCACGGTTCGGGAGGACGCGACACTCGAAGAAACCGCTCTGCTCATGTGTGAGCGGCACCTGTCCATGGTGCCGGTGGTCTCGGACGGGGTCCTGGTGGGAGTCGTGCGGCGCAGCGACATTCTCGCGATTCTCTACCGCGATCAGGGCTGA
- the malQ gene encoding 4-alpha-glucanotransferase, with protein sequence MPAMQVRSAGVLLHPTALPGGYGIGDLGPTARAFLGWLESAGQTVWQILPLGPPGHGDAPYGAMSAFAGNPLLISPEDLVADGLLPAAMLEDLAGSGPADDVDFGAVLDQKESMLRESWRHVRESGGHALLEELAAFAADESRRFWLEDWILYAALKTRFDQVSWMEWPTELRLREPGALEAVREELAAEIDYQAWTQFLFHRQWRRLRAAAAEKRIKIFGDVPIYVIGDSADVWAHQQLFTLDEQGHPSEVSGVPPDAFSEDGQLWGHPLYRWERMRDDGFAWWLARMRAAFEQVDVVRLDHFRGFAGYWSVPASADTAREGEWLPGPGADLFEAFAAGLGEVEIVAEDLGVITPDVIDLLRRFDLPGIKVLQFGFGEFDSSHLPHRHNRRTVAYTGTHDNDTTRGWYEGLDAESRERVHDYLGSDGSDPAWDLIRAAHESVAGMAIAPIQDVLDLGSEARFNTPGVAEGNWAWRLRDLPGEGEAARLRRLTELSGRLGAESADEECCR encoded by the coding sequence ATGCCGGCCATGCAGGTGCGATCGGCCGGTGTGCTTCTCCATCCGACCGCTCTGCCCGGTGGCTACGGAATCGGCGACCTGGGACCGACCGCGAGAGCCTTTCTCGGCTGGTTGGAGTCGGCCGGCCAGACGGTTTGGCAGATCCTGCCGCTCGGACCGCCGGGTCACGGGGACGCTCCCTACGGGGCGATGTCCGCCTTTGCCGGGAATCCACTGCTCATCTCTCCCGAAGACCTGGTTGCCGACGGATTGCTGCCGGCGGCGATGCTCGAGGACCTGGCTGGAAGCGGTCCGGCGGACGACGTCGATTTCGGCGCGGTGCTGGATCAGAAGGAGTCGATGCTTCGTGAGTCCTGGCGTCACGTGCGCGAGAGCGGCGGCCATGCGCTGCTCGAGGAGCTCGCCGCATTTGCGGCGGACGAGAGCCGTCGGTTCTGGCTCGAGGACTGGATTCTGTACGCGGCACTCAAGACCCGCTTCGACCAGGTGAGCTGGATGGAATGGCCGACAGAGCTGAGGCTTCGCGAACCGGGGGCGCTCGAGGCGGTTCGCGAGGAGCTCGCCGCCGAGATCGACTACCAGGCCTGGACTCAGTTCCTGTTTCATCGCCAGTGGCGCCGGCTGCGCGCCGCCGCTGCCGAGAAGAGGATCAAGATCTTCGGCGACGTTCCGATCTACGTGATCGGTGACAGCGCCGATGTCTGGGCCCATCAGCAGCTGTTCACGCTCGACGAGCAGGGCCACCCGAGCGAGGTGTCGGGAGTGCCGCCGGACGCCTTTAGCGAAGATGGACAGCTTTGGGGACACCCGCTCTATCGATGGGAGCGAATGCGCGATGACGGCTTTGCCTGGTGGCTGGCTCGGATGCGAGCGGCTTTCGAGCAGGTCGATGTCGTGCGCCTCGACCACTTCCGCGGTTTCGCAGGCTACTGGAGCGTGCCCGCGTCGGCCGACACCGCCCGCGAGGGTGAGTGGCTGCCGGGGCCCGGCGCCGACCTGTTCGAGGCCTTTGCGGCGGGCTTGGGCGAGGTCGAGATCGTTGCCGAGGATCTGGGTGTCATCACGCCGGATGTGATCGACTTGCTCCGGCGTTTCGATCTGCCGGGCATCAAGGTGCTCCAGTTCGGGTTCGGGGAGTTCGACAGTTCCCACCTGCCGCACCGTCACAATCGGCGCACCGTGGCCTACACCGGCACGCACGACAATGACACCACGCGGGGCTGGTACGAAGGGCTCGATGCCGAGTCCAGGGAGCGGGTGCACGACTACTTGGGTAGCGACGGTTCGGACCCCGCCTGGGACTTGATTCGCGCGGCCCACGAGTCGGTGGCGGGAATGGCGATTGCACCGATCCAAGACGTGCTCGATCTCGGCAGCGAAGCTCGATTCAACACACCCGGTGTGGCCGAAGGCAACTGGGCCTGGAGACTTCGCGACCTGCCTGGAGAGGGGGAGGCGGCCCGGCTGCGGCGTCTGACCGAGCTGTCGGGTCGGCTCGGAGCGGAATCCGCCGACGAAGAGTGTTGCCGGTGA
- the glgX gene encoding glycogen debranching protein GlgX, with product MKITEGSGQSVKSALGAVLGPDGVTFRLLAPHATGVELCLFDELADGSESARIGLERESDGRWATHVAGLAAGQFYGYRVDGPYRPSEGHRFNPAKLVMDPRAGAIAGSVTWNEALRDGAMRGAGHLRDARDSAPFQTRSVVVDTAFDWRDDSRPKRLWSETVIYECHVRGLTRLHPQVPEELRGSYLGLASPPVVAHLESLGVTAVELMPVQHFTSERHLMERRLDNYWGYSPLAWFAPHAGYATAGSSARGQQVTEFQTMVRELHRAGLEVILDMVFNHTAEGDETGPTLSLRGVDNDLYYLLDRPDRSRYVDFTGCGNTVHAGHPEVAALILDCLRYWVETMHVDGFRFDLATTLGRENGVFSTRASLLEAIGSDPVLSRVKLIAEPWDIGPGGYRLGSFPPGWAGWNDQFRDTVRSFWRGDPGRRGDLATRIAGSVDLLAGKRRGPLGGINYVACHDGFTLEDLASYDRKHNSANLEDNRDGRDQNFSRNWGVEGPTESAEVLDLRDRAKRNLVATLALSHGVPMLAHGDELGRTQSGNNNAYCQDGSLTWVDWEPDRRGAEFLEFVRRALTLRREISVFGSKRFPGPDDLVWLGSDGRPLGVEEWTDANDRVLGMGWRHSAAGPVLLYMNAGDEAREVRLPVVESNGAWREVLNTAAPESCRVLEGRFELPAHAMVMVKG from the coding sequence GTGAAGATCACCGAAGGCTCCGGGCAATCGGTGAAAAGCGCTCTCGGAGCCGTGCTCGGCCCGGACGGGGTAACCTTTCGGCTGCTGGCGCCGCACGCGACCGGGGTGGAGCTCTGTCTGTTCGACGAGCTCGCCGATGGTTCGGAAAGCGCTCGCATCGGCCTCGAGCGTGAGAGCGATGGTCGTTGGGCGACCCACGTCGCCGGCCTCGCCGCGGGTCAGTTCTACGGCTACCGAGTGGATGGACCCTACCGACCGTCCGAGGGACATCGTTTCAATCCGGCGAAGTTGGTGATGGACCCTCGCGCGGGAGCTATCGCCGGCTCGGTGACCTGGAACGAGGCTCTCCGCGACGGAGCCATGCGAGGTGCGGGCCATCTTCGGGACGCTCGAGACAGCGCCCCCTTCCAGACCCGATCGGTGGTCGTCGACACCGCCTTTGATTGGCGCGACGACAGCCGCCCGAAGCGGCTCTGGAGCGAGACGGTGATCTATGAATGCCACGTGCGCGGGCTGACGCGGCTTCACCCGCAGGTTCCGGAGGAGCTTCGCGGTTCGTACCTGGGACTGGCTTCGCCGCCGGTCGTGGCGCATCTCGAGAGTCTCGGTGTCACGGCGGTCGAGCTCATGCCGGTTCAGCACTTCACCAGCGAACGACACCTGATGGAGCGCCGCCTCGACAACTACTGGGGCTACAGCCCTCTGGCCTGGTTCGCCCCGCACGCCGGCTACGCCACCGCTGGCAGCAGCGCCAGGGGCCAGCAGGTGACCGAATTCCAGACCATGGTGCGGGAGCTCCATCGCGCGGGTCTCGAGGTCATTCTGGACATGGTTTTCAATCACACCGCCGAGGGGGACGAGACCGGGCCGACCCTGTCGTTGCGAGGTGTCGACAATGACCTCTACTATCTGCTGGACAGACCGGACCGGAGTCGCTACGTGGATTTCACCGGCTGCGGCAATACGGTTCATGCCGGCCATCCGGAAGTTGCGGCGCTAATACTGGATTGCCTGCGCTACTGGGTGGAGACGATGCACGTCGACGGCTTCCGTTTCGATCTGGCGACCACGCTGGGTCGGGAGAACGGTGTGTTCTCGACCCGCGCCTCGCTGCTCGAGGCCATCGGCTCCGATCCGGTGCTGTCTCGGGTCAAGCTGATCGCCGAGCCCTGGGATATCGGTCCGGGCGGCTATCGCCTGGGCTCGTTCCCTCCCGGCTGGGCCGGTTGGAACGATCAGTTTCGCGACACGGTGCGCTCGTTCTGGCGTGGTGATCCGGGGCGGCGGGGCGATCTCGCGACACGGATTGCAGGCAGCGTCGATCTTCTGGCCGGGAAACGCCGCGGGCCTCTGGGTGGTATCAACTATGTTGCCTGCCACGATGGCTTCACGCTCGAGGATCTGGCCTCTTACGACCGGAAGCACAATTCGGCCAACCTCGAGGACAACCGGGACGGTCGGGACCAGAACTTCAGTCGCAACTGGGGCGTCGAGGGTCCGACCGAGAGCGCCGAGGTCCTCGATCTGCGTGACCGCGCCAAGAGAAACCTCGTGGCTACGCTGGCGCTGTCCCATGGAGTGCCGATGCTCGCGCATGGTGACGAGCTGGGCCGGACCCAGAGCGGCAACAACAATGCTTACTGTCAGGACGGCTCGCTCACCTGGGTGGATTGGGAGCCGGACCGGCGCGGCGCCGAGTTTCTGGAGTTCGTTCGGAGAGCTCTCACGCTCCGTCGTGAGATAAGTGTCTTCGGGAGCAAGCGCTTTCCGGGCCCCGATGACCTCGTCTGGCTCGGCAGCGACGGCCGCCCCCTCGGTGTGGAGGAGTGGACGGACGCGAACGACCGGGTGCTGGGTATGGGCTGGCGTCACTCCGCTGCCGG